One genomic region from Vitis riparia cultivar Riparia Gloire de Montpellier isolate 1030 chromosome 17, EGFV_Vit.rip_1.0, whole genome shotgun sequence encodes:
- the LOC117904637 gene encoding uncharacterized ATP-dependent helicase YprA: MEEMAEREREIEVRSLSGESTTVSISENKTIEDLKLLLIQTFPPASNSPNFHLFFKGAKLSLQSKLNSHPIGSGKFMVLVPFTKKVRQCNQSATTSEVPNQSPVSNFADSAWSDMMQDLRTLSNMSNNENQTNFDSGTVIEGVRNELMEEASATYTLERKRKKFHGDKQEGSSDDLILSLLKSPCKIFLDKQNCEILIRVLESVNCLLDMRSGSCMLLREVGLAYGDAMQSGSKSSLCLCPAWLKKIMKTFTFLNIFSAFLQLQQGHITLIHLKEGLDHLGEFGFQVDMEDIEHLSVLCPKVVHFATNGMPSKNLGDNLIVINSSTQHKDQVEDNSRTAQKQVPISKIVSVMKKLESSFKTHLWRAVKVLMRKSGNEMTMLFSLEDLLISVKEGGAGKAKQARRSWSAVSSTNSAQSKCHDTNPLLPMEMVEHLRKGMGCQGQMVHVEEICARMAFHVEIPDELSENTKSALEHIGVTRLYSHQAESIQASLGGKNVVVATMTSSGKSLCYNVPVLEVLSQNLLSCALYLFPTKALAQDQLRALLAMTKGSDVSLKMGVYDGDTSEEDRMWLRDNARLLITNPDMLHMSILPFHGQFGRILSNLRFVIIDEAHAYKGAFGCHTAFILRRLRRLCYHVYGSDPSFIFCTATSANPRDHAMELANLPTLELIQNDGSPSGPKFFALWNPALCSKTVSKRSTSSTNISKSADENVIVKRSSPIWEISCLLAEMIQHGLRCIAFCKSRKLCELVLSYTREILQETAPHLVDSICAYRAGYVAQDRRRIESDFFSGKLCGIAATNALELGIDVGHIDVTLHLGFPGSIASLWQQAGRSGRRERPSLAIYVAFEGPLDQYFMKFPQKLFRRPIECCHVDAQNQQVLEQHLVCAALEHPLSLLYDEKYFGSGLNSAITSLTNRGYLSFDPSRGSSSRIWNYIGHAKIPSHAVSIRAIETEKYKVIDKGRDELLEEIEESKAFFQVYDGAVYMHQGKTYLVKDLDISRKLALCQQADLKYYTKTRDYTDIHVIGGEIAYQARISRIQFARTTAQVHDCRVTTTWFGFRRIWKGSNKVFDTVELSLPTYSYQSQAVWVRVPQSVKTAVEIHRFSFRAGLHAASHAVLNVVPLYVICNSSDLAPECSNPHDTRYIPERILLYDPHPGGTGFSAQVRPHFTELLTAALELLMSCCCTGDTGCPNCIQNLACGEYNELLHKDAAIMIIKGVLEAEESYFGGHTNSSKP; encoded by the exons ATGGAAGAAATGGCGGAGAGGGAACGAGAAATAGAAGTCCGGAGCCTGAGCGGTGAATCAACCACCGTTTCCATATCGGAAAACAAAACCATTGAAGACCTCAAGCTCCTCTTGATCCAAACTTTCCCTCCCGCCTCCAACTCCCCCAATTTTCACCTCTTCTTCAAG GGTGCTAAATTGAGCTTACAGAGTAAGCTAAACAGTCACCCCATTGGTTCCGGAAAATTTATGGTTCTGGTCCCATTTACCAAGAAGGTTCGACAATGCAATCAATCTGCAACCACCTCGGAAGTTCCCAATCAAAGCCCAGTCTCAAACTTCGCTGATTCAGCATGGTCTGATATGATGCAAGATTTAAGGACTTTAAGCAACATgtcaaataatgaaaatcaaaCGAATTTTGACTCTGGGACTGTAATTGAAGGAGTGAGAAATGAATTAATGGAAGAAGCCTCTGCAACATATACTTTGGAGAGGAAACGCAAAAAGTTCCATGGTGATAAACAGGAAGGATCTTCAGATGACCTTATATTAAGTTTATTGAAGTCGCCTTGTAAGATTTTCTTAGACAAACAGAATTGTGAAATACTTATTCGAGTTTTGGAGTCGGTGAATTGTTTATTGGATATGCGATCTGGGAGCTGCATGTTGTTGAGAGAAGTTGGTTTAGCCTACGGTGATGCAATGCAAAGTGGAAGCAAGAGTAGTTTATGCCTTTGTCCAGCatggttgaaaaaaataatgaaaacatttactttcttaaatatattctcTGCATTTCTACAACTGCAGCAGGGGCATATCACCTTAATCCATTTGAAGGAAGGATTAGATCATCTTGGGGAATTTGGATTTCAAGTTGATATGGAGGATATAGAGCATCTCTCTGTTCTCTGTCCTAAG GTAGTGCATTTTGCCACTAATGGAATGCCATCCAAAAACTTGGGCGATAACCTTATTGTCATTAATTCTTCAACACAACACAAAGATCAAGTTGAAGATAATTCTAGAACTG CTCAAAAGCAGGTGCCTATATCAAAGATTGTCAGTGTGATGAAGAAACTGGAAAGTTCCTTCAAAACACATTTATGGAGGGCTGTTAAAGTGTTGATG CGTAAAAGTGGAAATGAGATGACCATGCTCTTTTCCTTAGAAGATCTACTGATATCTGTGAAGGAAGGTGGTGCTGGTAAGGCAAAACAAGCAAGGAGAAGCTGGTCAGCAGTTTCAAGTACTAATTCAGCTCAATCAAAATGTCAT GATACAAATCCACTGCTCCCAATGGAAATGGTTGAACATCTCAGAAAGGGCATGGGATGTCAAGGACAG ATGGTGCATGTTGAAGAAATTTGTGCTAGAATGGCTTTTCATGTGGAAATCCCAGATGAACTGTCAGAAAACACAAAATCTGCACTTGAACATATTGGAGTTACTAGGTTGTACAGCCACCAG GCAGAGTCGATACAAGCTTCCCTTGGAGGGAAGAATGTTGTTGTGGCAACAATGACATCCAGTGGGAAATCTCTTTGTTACAATGTTCCAGTTCTGGAAGTGTTATCCCAGAATTTGTTATCGTGTGCGCTATACTTGTTTCCAACAAAG GCATTGGCTCAAGATCAACTAAGAGCTCTGTTGGCTATGACAAAAGGGTCTGATGTTAGTTTAAAGATGGGTGTATATGATGGTGATACTTCTGAGGAGGACAGGATGTGGTTACGTGATAATGCTAGACTG TTGATCACAAATCCGGATATGTTACACATGTCAATCTTGCCTTTCCATGGACAATTTGGGCGAATTCTATCAAATCTTAG GTTTGTAATCATTGATGAAGCCCATGCTTACAAGGGAGCATTTGGATGTCACACTGCCTTTATACTGAGAAGACTTCGCCGGTTGTGTTATCATG TGTATGGCAGTGAtccatcttttatattttgtacTGCAACTTCTGCAAATCCTCGTGATCATGCTATG GAACTTGCTAATCTACCAACATTGGAGCTGATTCAGAATGATGGAAGTCCTTCTGGGCCCAAGTTTTTTGCCCTCTGGAATCCTGCTTTATGCTCAAAAACT GTGTCAAAGAGATCTACAAGTAGCACGAATATTAGTAAATCTGCAGATGAAAATGTTATTGTCAAACGCTCAAG TCCAATTTGGGAAATTTCATGTCTCCTCGCAGAAATGATTCAGCATGGGCTTCGTTGCATTGCTTTTTGTAAATCGCGTAAACTTTGTGAACTTGTTTTGTCCTACAC GCGTGAGATACTTCAGGAGACAGCGCCCCATCTGGTCGACTCCATATGTGCTTATCGTGCTGGTTATGTTGCTCAg GATAGGAGGAGAATAGAGAGTGATTTTTTCAGTGGGAAGCTTTGTGGTATTGCTGCTACAAATGCCCTTGAGCTGGGTATCGATGTTGGACACATTGATGTAACTCTTCATCTAGGCTTCCCTGGTAGCATTGCTAG CCTGTGGCAGCAAGCTGGGAGATCTGGGAGAAGGGAAAGACCGTCACTTGCTATATATGTTGCATTTGAAGGGCCTCTGGATCAGTACTTTATGAAATTCCCCCAGAAACTCTTCAGGAGGCCAATTGAGTGTTGTCACGTTGATGCTCAAAACCAACag GTGCTTGAACAGCATTTGGTTTGCGCTGCTCTTGAACACCCATTGAGTTTGCTTTATGATGAGAAATATTTTGGTTCTGGTTTAAACAGTGCCATAACTTCACTTACAAATAGGGGATACCTGAGTTTTGATCCATCACGTGGTTCTTCTTCTAGAATATGGAACTACATTGGGCATGCG AAAATTCCTTCTCATGCAGTTAGTATTCGAGCGATAGAGACTGAAAAATACAAAGTCATAGACAAGGGCAGAGATGAACTacttgaagagattgaggaaagCAAGGCTTTCTTTCAG GTATATGATGGTGCTGTTTATATGCACCAAGGCAAGACCTATCTGGTGAAGGACTTAGATATATCAAGAAAACTTGCTTTATGCCAACAAGCTGACTTGAAATATTACACCAAGACTCGTGATTATACTGATATTCATGTCATTGGCGGTGAGATT GCCTACCAAGCAAGGATTTCCAGGATCCAGTTTGCTAGAACAACTGCCCAAGTACATGATTGCAGAGTAACGACTACTTGGTTTGGCTTCCGTCGTATATGGAAAGGAAGCAATAAAGTCTTTGATACAGTTGAACTTTCACTACCTACATATTCATATCAGTCACAG GCAGTCTGGGTTCGAGTTCCACAATCAGTAAAAACAGCTGTGGAGATTCACAGGTTCTCATTTCGTGCAGGCTTGCATGCTGCTTCTCATGCTGTTCTAAACGTGGTCCCTCT GTATGTGATCTGCAACTCATCTGACTTGGCTCCAGAATGTTCAAACCCTCATGATACCCGCTATATTCCAGAAAGAATTCTATTGTATGATCCGCATCCTGGAGGGACTGGTTTTTCAGCACAG GTTCGACCACATTTCACTGAACTGTTAACTGCTGCTTTGGAACTCCTTATGTCATGCTGCTGCACGGGAGACACCGGTTGCCCTAACTGCATTCAA AATCTAGCTTGTGGGGAGTACAATGAGCTTTTACACAAGGATGCGGCCATTATGATTATAAAG GGTGTTCTGGAAGCAGAGGAGTCATACTTTGGAGGACACACTAATTCTTCAAAACCCTAG
- the LOC117934493 gene encoding isoaspartyl peptidase/L-asparaginase 1 yields MGWAIALHGGAGDIPLSLPLERREPREAALRHCLQIGVAALQTKRPPLDVVELVVRELENNPNFNAGRGSVLTTDGTVEMEACIMDGNTKKCGAVSGLTTVVNPISLARLVMEKTPHIYLAFDGAEAFAREQGVETVDASHFITPENIERLKQAKEANRVQIDYTQPITKDMKKETPTADGDSQIGTVGCVAVDTHGNLAAATSTGGLVNKMVGRIGDTPIVGAGNYANSLCAVSATGKGEAIIRGTVARDVAALMEYKGLSLKEAAAYVISECAPRGTAGLVAVSATGEVTMQFNTTGMFRACASEDGYSEIGIWPNSKQN; encoded by the exons ATGGGTTGGGCAATAGCATTACATGGCGGCGCCGGCGACATTCCGCTCTCTCTGCCGCTGGAACGCCGTGAGCCGCGAGAAGCCGCTCTCCGCCACTGCCTCCAGATCGGCGTCGCCGCTCTCCAGACCAAACGCCCTCCACTGGACGTCGTCGAACTTGTG GTTCGTGAGCTAGAAAACAACCCAAACTTCAATGCCGGCAGAGGGTCTGTGCTAACCACCGATGGTACGGTCGAAATGGAAGCTTGCATCATGGATGGAAACACGAAGAAATGTGGAGCTGTTTCGGGTCTTACCACTGTTGTTAATCCCATATCCTTAGCAAGGCTGGTTATGGAGAAAACCCCTCATATATATCTTGCATTTGATGGGGCAGAGGCATTTGCAAGGGAACAA GGTGTTGAAACTGTTGATGCAAGTCATTTTATTACTCctgaaaatattgaaaggtTGAAGCAAGCAAAAGAAGCCAACAGAGTGCAA aTTGATTATACACAACCTATTACAAAAGACATGAAGAAAGAAACACCAACTGCTGATGGTGATAGCCAGATTGGAACGGTGGGATGTGTGGCTGTTGACACTCATGGAAATTTAGCAGCTGCTACTTCTACTGGTGGACTGGTTAACAAAATGGTGGGCAGGATTGGGGACACACCCATTGTAGGTGCAGGGAACTATGCGAACAGCCTGTGTGCAGTCTCTGCCACAGGAAAAGGCGAAGCAATAATACGTGGTACTGTTGCAAGAGATGTGGCAGCACTCATGGAGTACAAAGGGCTTTCACTCAAGGAAGCAGCAGCGTATGTCATATCAGAGTGCGCTCCAAGAGGCACTGCAGGCTTGGTTGCTGTTTCTGCCACAGGAGAAGTCACCATGCAGTTTAATACAACAGGTATGTTCCGAGCTTGTGCTTCAGAAGACGGGTATTCGGAGATTGGAATATGGCCAAATTCTAAGCAAAACTGA
- the LOC117904136 gene encoding flavonol 4'-sulfotransferase-like: MTTAPSSQKLLVPGTSGGEEQEQQSHDRERSFERYREIISTLPKEKGWTTEHLYQYQGCWYRTTSGIQGVIWMQEHFKPRPADVLLVTPPKSGTTWFKALLFAIMNRTQFNTSTHPLLTTSPHELVPFMEMFLHMNIPFPDPDPLSPPRLFHTHTPFTSLPQSVIDSQCRIVYVSRNPKDVFVSFYCFLQGDNNSAIRLSFEEAFEQYCKGFSPYGPFWDHILGYWKANSKWPERVLLLKYEDMKRDSSFHLKRIAEFIGQPFSSEEEKQGLVHEIIKLCSFESLSNMQVNKTGTFRAGYLTVDKNSFFRKGEVGDWKNHLTAEMAERLDKIIERNLDGCDFSFDDSKDT; the protein is encoded by the coding sequence ATGACAACTGCTCCCTCTTCCCAGAAACTTCTGGTGCCTGGTACCAGTGGCGGTGAAgaacaagaacaacaaagtcaTGATAGAGAAAGAAGCTTCGAAAGATACAGAGAGATCATATCAACCCTTCCAAAAGAAAAGGGATGGACTACGGAGCATTTGTATCAATACCAAGGCTGTTGGTACCGTACCACATCTGGCATCCAAGGAGTAATATGGATGCAAGAACACTTCAAGCCACGACCTGCAGATGTTCTTTTAGTCACGCCTCCGAAATCAGGTACAACATGGTTTAAAGCTCTCCTGTTTGCTATCATGAACAGAACCCAGTTTAATACTTCAACACACCCTTTGCTTACCACTAGTCCTCATGAACTTGTTCCCTTCATGGAAATGTTTTTGCACATGAATATCCCATTCCCAGACCCAGATCCACTTTCTCCTCCTCGACTCTTCCACACCCACACTCCATTTACTTCATTACCCCAATCTGTCATAGACTCTCAATGTCGAATTGTCTATGTTTCCCGAAATCCAAAAGATGTGTTTGTTTCTTTCTATTGCTTTCTGCAGGGAGACAACAACTCTGCAATACGTCTCTCGTTTGAAGAGGCGTTTGAACAGTACTGTAAAGGATTTTCTCCATACGGACCCTTCTGGGATCATATACTAGGGTATTGGAAGGCAAACTCAAAATGGCCAGAGAGGGTACTCTTATTGAAATATGAAGATATGAAGAGGGATTCCTCATTTCATCTCAAGAGGATAGCAGAGTTCATCGGTCAACCCTTCTCTTCAGAGGAAGAAAAACAGGGTTTGGTgcatgaaattataaaattgtgtaGTTTTGAGAGTCTAAGTAATATGCAGGTTAACAAGACTGGAACCTTCCGAGCAGGCTACCTGACCGTGGATAAGAATTCGTTCTTTAGGAAAGGTGAGGTTGGAGACTGGAAGAATCATCTTACAGCAGAGATGGCCGAGCGCCTGGACAAGATCATTGAGCGAAATTTGGATGGTTGTGATTTCTCATTCGATGATTCCAAGGACACATGA
- the LOC117904137 gene encoding cytosolic sulfotransferase 13-like, with amino-acid sequence MATISSSQKPLDDEEDDGKERTCKRYSEIISTLPKEKGWTTEHMYQYQGFWYHSVVGLQGIMWVEEHFKPRHEDLLLVSAPKSGTTWFKSLMFAIMNRGQYDCSTHPLLTTSPHELVPFSEIFFHLNTPFPNPDTLSPPQIFHTHLPFTSLSQSVLDSQCRIVYVCRNPKDTFVSLFHFLQKKEEENPREPLSFEEAFEQFCKGVSVYGPFWDHVLGYWKASLEWPERVLFLKYEDMKVDSSFHLKRLAEFMGYAFSLEEEKQGLVKEILKLCSFENQSNLRVNKTGRFRVGHMSMENNPFFRKGEVGDWKNHLTAEMAERLDRITGQKLNGYDLTFLDTLEK; translated from the coding sequence ATGGCTACAATTTCCTCTTCCCAAAAACCTCTTGATGATGAGGAAGACGATGGTAAAGAGAGGACGTGCAAAAGGTACAGTGAGATCATTTCAACCCTTCCAAAGGAAAAAGGCTGGACAACTGAGCATATGTATCAGTACCAGGGCTTTTGGTACCATTCCGTAGTTGGCTTACAAGGAATCATGTGGGTGGAAGAACACTTTAAGCCACGACATGAAGACCTTCTCTTAGTCTCCGCTCCAAAATCGGGCACAACATGGTTTAAATCTCTCATGTTTGCTATTATGAATCGAGGCCAGTATGATTGCTCAACACATCCTTTGCTCACCACCAGCCCTCATGAGCTTGTTCCTTTCTCGGAAATATTCTTTCACCTAAACACCCCATTCCCAAATCCAGATACACTTTCTCCTCCTCAAATCTTCCATACCCACCTCCCTTTTACTTCACTATCTCAGTCTGTCCTAGATTCTCAGTGTCGGATCGTATATGTTTGTCGAAATCCAAAAGACACGTTTGTCTCTTTGTTTCACTTCCTGCAGAagaaggaagaggaaaatcCAAGAGAACCACTTTCCTTTGAAGAGGCATTTGAGCAATTTTGCAAAGGAGTTTCTGTGTATGGCCCCTTCTGGGATCACGTATTGGGGTACTGGAAGGCAAGCTTAGAGTGGCCTGAGAGGGTCCTGTTCTTGAAATACGAGGATATGAAGGTGGATTCTTCATTCCATCTCAAGAGGTTAGCAGAGTTCATGGGCTATGCCTTCTCTTTAGAGGAAGAAAAACAAGGCTTGgtgaaagaaattttaaagtTGTGTAGTTTCGAGAATCAAAGTAATTTGAGAGTTAATAAGACAGGAAGATTTCGAGTAGGGCACATGAGCATGGAGAACAATCCATTCTTTAGGAAAGGCGAGGTTGGAGACTGGAAGAATCATCTCACAGCTGAGATGGCTGAGCGCCTTGACAGGATCACAGGGCAAAAGTTGAACGGTTATGATTTGACATTCCTGGATACCTTAGAAAAGTGA